The sequence below is a genomic window from Clostridia bacterium.
AATCCCCAATAATGATAATCACCCGGTGCCCCAGGTCCTGGAACTGGCGCAGCTTATGCAGCACCACCGTATGGCCAAGGTGGATGTCCGGGGCGGTAGGGTCAAGTCCCAGTTTCACCTTGAGCGGGGTCTCGGTGCGTAAGGAGCGTTCCAGTTTGGCCACCAACTCCTCTTCGGGGATTATTTCCGCCGTACCCCGCCGGATGACCGCCAACTGACGTTGTACCTCGCGGTGCAGATCCACCGGTACCTACCCCTTCCTGGCTGGAGTACAACCCAGCGTATTGTAGCACGCGGGGACCCCCAGTACAAGCAACCCCGAGCCTGCCGGCTGCCAGTTCACCCTGTCGGCAATCCTGGTTCTGCCTCGTACCCGTGGCTTCGCCGAGCGGACTACGGCTCGAGCTTTGGGTTCCGCCGGGCTCCCCGCGCAAGCACCTATCCATGGCGCCGGCGCGGCTTCGGGCTTCCGTGGCCTTCGCCCCGCCTCCACAGCCGCTTCTGCCAAGTTCGGTGCTCGCCGAGGCTCTAGGTACCCGGTGGAACCAGGGCTGCCAGCGGAAACTAGGGATGACCCGGATACTGAGTAGAGGGGGGCGGGAACCGCAGACGCCTAAACGGGAGTCGAAACTATGGTATAATCATGAGCGAGAAGCCCTCTAGGAGGAGGAACATGCCTCAGGAACAAAAGCCGGTCAGGAAAAGGAGACGGCTACGCGTGGGCCGGTTAATTCTCGTGGCCTTTTTCGTCCTTATCCTTTTGGCGGTAATGGCGGCCACGGGGGTAGTCCTGGCTGCGGTTATGGATATGCCTGATTGGAATCCGGCCTTGATCGGGGGCGCCATGACCACCACCGTCTACGACCGGGAGAACCAGCTGATAGCCTCCCTGCACGGCCAGGAGAACCGTATCCCCGTCCCCTTGGAGCGTATACCCGAGCACCTCCAGGAGGCGGTGATCGCCATCGAGGATATGCGCTTCTACCAGCACCACGGGGTGGACCCGCGGGCCATACTAAGGGCGGCAATTGTAGACATAACTCGGGGCACCCGGGAGCAGGGAGGCAGCACCATTACCCAACAATTGGCCAAGAACGCCTTCATCGAGAACCCCGAAAAGACTCTGAAGCGCAAGGTTCAAGAGGCCATCATGGCCATACAGCTGGAAAGGATGTACACCAAGAGGGAGATCTTAGAGTTTTACCTTAACGAAATCTACTTTGGACACGGAGCCTACGGGGTACAGGCCGCCGCCAAGACCTATTTCAACAAGAACGTGGAAGACCTGAATCTGGCCGAGGCGGCAATGCTGGCCGGCCTGATCAAGAGCCCCGGCACCTACAGCCCTCTAATGGAGGCCAACTTGCCTCGGGCCAAGGAAAGGCAGGCTCTGGTACTGGACACCATGGTCCGGTGTGATTTCATTACCCGGGAAGAAGCCGAACAAGCCAAAAAGGCGCCGCTGGAATTCCGCCAAGGAGAGGCGGAGAAAAGCAGTTACCGCTACCCGTTCTACTTAGACTACGTAGTAGAAGAGGCAGAGAAGCTCTTGGCCGCCAACGGGTTGGAAGAAAAACTGCTGTTCACCGGCGGCTTAAAGATCTATACCGCCCTGGACCCCAAGACCCAGCAGAAAATGGAGCAGGTTTACCACGACGCCGACAACTTCCCCAAGAGTGCGGACGAGGTGCCGGTGCAGAGCGCCATGGTAGTGCTCGATCCCCACACCGGGGAATTAAGGGCGCTAATCGGAGGCAGAGAACACGAGGTGCGCCGGGGCTGGAACCGGGCGGTGCATACCAAGAGGCACCCCGGCTCGGCTATTAAGCCTATTGCCGTCTACGCGCCCGCCCTGGAGGAGGCCGGCTACTCCCCCGCCACGGTGGTGGACGACGTCCCGGTATCCTACGGCAAGTACGCACCCGATAACTACGACGGTCGATACCGGGGTCTGGTTAGCATCCGGGAAGCCGTGCGCTGGTCCATTAACGTGGTAGCGGTAAAGGTTCTGCACGACATCGGGGTGGAAAGGGGGTACAACTTCGCCCGGGACCTGGGGCTCCCCCTTACGGACCGCTACAAGTACCTAAGTCTGGCTTTGGGGGCGGCCGAAGCTTCCCCGCTGGACATGGCCGCCGCCTACGCCGCCTTTGCCAACGGCGGCATATGGATCCAGCCGCACGCCGTAACTAAGATCACCGACCGGTTTGACCGGGTGCTGGTGGAAGTAAAACCCTATAAGAAAGTGGTGATGAGCGAGCAGACGGCCTTTCTTATCACCGATATGCTGCAGACCGTGGTTAAAGAGGGTACCGGTACGCGGGCCCGTTTGGACCGTCCGGTGGCGGGAAAGACCGGCACCACCCAGCTTCCGGACACTCCGGAGTTCCGGGGTAAGAGCGGTACTACCGACGCCTGGTTCATCGGCTATACCCCGGAGCTGGTGGGCGCAGTATGGATGGGCTACGACCAGACCGATCCCAAGCACTATCTGCGGCACGTGGCCGGGGGGACCTATCCGGCCCTCATCTGGAAGGCGGTAATGGCCGAGGCCCTCAAGGGACAACCGGTGCGGCAGTTTCCTCGCCCCCCCGGCATAGTCTACGTATCCGTAGACGCCAAGTCCGGGCTCTTGCCCAGCGAACTCACTCCCCGCCAGTTTGTGGTCACCGAAGTCTTCGCCAAGGACCGGGTGCCCACCAGGGTTTCGGACGTGTGGGTAGAGGCTCAGGTGTGTACGGAGAGCCACAAGCTGGCCACGCCGGCCTGCCCCTCGGTGGCCACCGGGGTATTTCTAAAGCGGCCGGTGCCCTATACCGGCAATGTTAAGCCCGAAGATGCGGATCTAGAAGTGCCTACGGAGTATTGTCCCTTGCACGCCGCAGGCGGCGAAACGGTAGAAGTGGAAGTCTGTACGGATCCGCGCCACCAAGGGGTAACTTACCTGGCTAACCGACCGGCGCCCGGACAGGAGGGCGGTTGCCCTCCCGACCTAATCGAGCGCCGGCACTACCCGGTAAACCAGGCTCCCACCCAGTACTGCCCGCTTCCCGACCACCAGGTCGCCGGTGCGGCCCTTGACGGAACCGTACCGGTAGAGACCGCCCCCCAGGCGCAATTGAAAGCGGAGGTAGTAGTTTCGGAGGAAGGGGCTCACGGGTACGCCGTGCGGCTTGAGTGGCAGGTCTCGGGCAAGAGAAACGCAAAGGAATGGACCTACGGCCTCGAGCGCGGAGATCCGGAAGGAACCCAACGTATAAAGCTGGCCACGGTGACGGAAACCAGGTATTTGGATACCCGGGTGGAACCGGGCAGACCTTATTCCTATTGGCTGACGGTGGTGGACCGCCAGGGCAAGGTTAGGGCCACGGCCGGCCCGGTTACGGTTTTCGTGCCTAAGTCAGATTGACTACCGTAACCCCTATACCGCCCTCTCCGGGCCCACCCAGACGAAAACTCTTAACGTGCGGGTGGTCGGCCAGAAAGCGGTGGATGGCCGCCCGGAGAATGCCTTCGCCTTTGCCGTGAATTACCACCACCGAAGAAAGCCCGGCCAATACCGCCTCGTCCAGGTATTTGTCTACCTCGGCCAGTGCCTCTTCGGTAGTCAAGCCCCGGACCATAATACTGGGTGATACCTCCCGGGTGGCCACCACCGAGACCGAGCCGGTTTCCTTTCGGCGGGAAACAGCTTCCGGCTTTTGCTCCGGCAAGGCCTCCAACTCGGAAAGCGGAAGCTGTAGGCGCAGGTTTCCTACCATTACCGTAACTTCACCCGAGCCCGCCTTAGCTACGATTTGTCCCCGTTGTTGCAGTTTGGGAACCCAAACCCAGCTTCCCGGCTCGACGGCAGCAACCGGCCCGGCGCCGGTAGGAACCGACGGCTCTTGAGCTTCCGGGAGGAGCCGATCCAGCTCTTGCCGGGCTACCTGAAAGGCGCGGTCGGCGGCCCGCCTGCCTTCTTCGTCCAGGCGGGCGCGGAACTGACGCCAAAGCGTCTTGAGTTCGCCCTGCGTGCGCCGGACCAGAGCCTGCGCCTCGCGCCGGGCCTCGGCCAGCGCCGCCTGCCGGCTCACCTCGAACTCCTTCTTTTCCCTTTCCAACTGCCTCAAGATACGCTCCAATTCTTCGGCGCGCCGGGCGGCCTCGGTTTGCCGATGCTCATACTCCCGCCGCTGCTTCTCCAGCTCGGCCAACAATTCACCCCATTCCCGCCGTTCGGGACCCAAGAACTCGCGGGCCTGCTCCAGAATAGAACGGGGCAGACCCAGGGTTTCCGCTACCTGCAAGGCATTACTTCCCCCCGGAAGCCCTACCCGGAAACGATAGGTAGGTACCAGACGCGCGGCGTCGAACTCCACCGCCGCATTGGCCACCCGCGGGGTCTGGTGCGCGTAGAGCTTCAGCTCGCCCAGGTGGGTGGTGGCCATTACCTTGGCTCCTCGCTCCCGGAGGTGCTCGAGTATGGCCTGAGCCAGGGCGGCCCCTTCCGCCGGGTCGGTTCCGGCGCCGATTTCGTCCAGCAGCACCAGGGCCGGCAGCTCCAAATTGTTTATGATGCTCACGAGGTTGTTCATGTGGCTGCTGAAGGTGCTGAGCGACTGCTCGATGCTCTGCTCGTCACCGATATCGGCGTAAATCCCGGTAAAGACGGCGGCCTCGGAACCGGCCGCAGCGGGGACGAAAAGACCCGCCTGGGCCATAACCGTCAGCAGCCCCACCGTCTTCAGGCTCACCGTTTTTCCCCCGGTGTTGGGGCCCGTAATAATCAGCAGATCATAGTCTTCTCCCAAACCTACGTCTATGGGCACCACCCGGTCCTTAGGCAATAAGGGGTGCCGGGCGGCCAGCAGCCGTACCCGACCGGAATGGTTGAGGAGCGGCAAAGTGGCTTCCTGCTCCCGGGCCAGCCGGGCCTTGGCCAAGAAGAGATCTAGGCGGGCTACGGCGGCCAACGACTGCTCCAGTTCCGAAACCAGTTGCCCCACGGCGCGCGACAGTTCGGCCAATACGGCGGCTATCTCTTCCTGCTCCTGATCCTCCAGGAGCCGTAAACGGTTATTGAGTTCCACCACGGCCATGGGCTCGATGAAGAGGGTGGCTCCACTGGCCGACTGGCCGTGAACGATGCCGGGAACACGCTGCCGGTATTCCTGCTTTACCGGCAGCACGTAGCGATTGTGACGCTGGGTAACTACCAGATCTTGCAGGAACTTTTGCGTGGCGGGGTCGCGCAGGAGGGAATCGAGCTTCTCCCTCAGTCGCGCTTCGAGAGCCCGTCTCTCCCGGCGGACTTGGGCCAAGCGCGGCGAGGCCGCATCCAGCACTTCGCCCTCCGGAGAGAGGCTGCCGGATAGCCGTGCTTCCAGCTCCGGGGCCGGCCGCAAGGCCTCGGCCGCCTGTCGCCACCGAGGCAAGTCACCCTCCAGGCGCTTGGTAAAACGCGCCAATTGGTGGATGGTTACCAGAGCCGTATACACCCGCCATAGCTCCTCCGGGCCCAGTACGCCTCCCACCCCCACCCGTTCCAGCAACGGGCGCAGATCGCCGGCTCCGCTCAAGGAAGGGCCACCGTAACGGCGTAGAATCTCCTCCGCCTCGGCGGTTTCTTCCAGCCGCGCTGCTACAACGGTAGGATCAATGGCCGGAGTAAGCGCCAGAGCCAGTTCCCGACCCAGGGGAGTATCGCAGTGGCCGGCCAGCTTCTGCCGAATCTTAGGAAACTCCAGTAGCTCCAGGGTCTTCTCCGTGATCAAGCCTCCGGCTCACCTCCTACACTCCCCGGTGATAGTGACCGCGGGTAAAGCGCCGGCCCAACCCGGCCAGCAACCGTTCTTCGGTTTGCGCCAGCCACCGGGCAGACCGGTCTCCTCTCTGCAGGCGTTCCAGACACTCCCGGTAGGTACCCACCACCCGGGCTATCTCCGGCGCCTCGGCCCGCCTAAGCTCCAAACGGAGGCCTGCGGGACGAAGGGAGAGGATGCCGGGGAGTTCGGCCAAAAGACACAGCTCTCGGCTGTTAAAGAGATAGAAGCGGCAGCTCCGGTCGCAGGCCAGGGGAAACTCGTAGCCCTGGCGGTCTTTCAGATAGTACCCGCCCCGCCGACAGAGCCGGCGGCAGGTGCCCTCCGGAGCGCCCGCCCCCACCGGGCAATGAGCCGCAGTCATGAGAGGGAAGTTGCCGTGCACCACCACCTCGGCGCATAAAACGTCTAACGGCGCCAGGACGGCGAGTTGACGCCGATTCAGTTCCGGGGAAAGGGTTAGGCCGGCGAAACCCAGCTGGCGAAGGAAGGCCGCACCGGCCGGGTTAAAGAGGTTGAAGGTATAGTCCGCCACCAGGCTCCGTCCGGGCAGCCGCTCCTGCGCCGCCTCCCACCCGGCCGGCCCGGCTATCAACACGCCGCGGACCCCGAGGTCTAGGGCCAGCTCGATTCTTTCCTCCACCAGCCGCTTTTCCGAGGGGTGCCAGAAGCGGGGCAGACCCACGTAGACCTCTTTTCCCGCCGCCAGTGCCGCCCGTACCACTTTCTCCCAATCTTGCTGCCTAGCCCGGCCCCGATCCTGCCACTCTTCAGCCGCCAGGTAGACCCGGTCGGCTCCGGCGGCCAGGGCTGCTTCCGCCGCCGCCGGCTCGCTCACCGCCACCGTGAGCCGGGGCGGCAGATCTTTTTCCGGCCCCAACACTTCCGGGGTGAAAGCTCTCACTTCCGCCCGCCGGAGGAATTCT
It includes:
- a CDS encoding penicillin-binding protein 1A, with the protein product MPQEQKPVRKRRRLRVGRLILVAFFVLILLAVMAATGVVLAAVMDMPDWNPALIGGAMTTTVYDRENQLIASLHGQENRIPVPLERIPEHLQEAVIAIEDMRFYQHHGVDPRAILRAAIVDITRGTREQGGSTITQQLAKNAFIENPEKTLKRKVQEAIMAIQLERMYTKREILEFYLNEIYFGHGAYGVQAAAKTYFNKNVEDLNLAEAAMLAGLIKSPGTYSPLMEANLPRAKERQALVLDTMVRCDFITREEAEQAKKAPLEFRQGEAEKSSYRYPFYLDYVVEEAEKLLAANGLEEKLLFTGGLKIYTALDPKTQQKMEQVYHDADNFPKSADEVPVQSAMVVLDPHTGELRALIGGREHEVRRGWNRAVHTKRHPGSAIKPIAVYAPALEEAGYSPATVVDDVPVSYGKYAPDNYDGRYRGLVSIREAVRWSINVVAVKVLHDIGVERGYNFARDLGLPLTDRYKYLSLALGAAEASPLDMAAAYAAFANGGIWIQPHAVTKITDRFDRVLVEVKPYKKVVMSEQTAFLITDMLQTVVKEGTGTRARLDRPVAGKTGTTQLPDTPEFRGKSGTTDAWFIGYTPELVGAVWMGYDQTDPKHYLRHVAGGTYPALIWKAVMAEALKGQPVRQFPRPPGIVYVSVDAKSGLLPSELTPRQFVVTEVFAKDRVPTRVSDVWVEAQVCTESHKLATPACPSVATGVFLKRPVPYTGNVKPEDADLEVPTEYCPLHAAGGETVEVEVCTDPRHQGVTYLANRPAPGQEGGCPPDLIERRHYPVNQAPTQYCPLPDHQVAGAALDGTVPVETAPQAQLKAEVVVSEEGAHGYAVRLEWQVSGKRNAKEWTYGLERGDPEGTQRIKLATVTETRYLDTRVEPGRPYSYWLTVVDRQGKVRATAGPVTVFVPKSD
- a CDS encoding endonuclease MutS2, with translation MITEKTLELLEFPKIRQKLAGHCDTPLGRELALALTPAIDPTVVAARLEETAEAEEILRRYGGPSLSGAGDLRPLLERVGVGGVLGPEELWRVYTALVTIHQLARFTKRLEGDLPRWRQAAEALRPAPELEARLSGSLSPEGEVLDAASPRLAQVRRERRALEARLREKLDSLLRDPATQKFLQDLVVTQRHNRYVLPVKQEYRQRVPGIVHGQSASGATLFIEPMAVVELNNRLRLLEDQEQEEIAAVLAELSRAVGQLVSELEQSLAAVARLDLFLAKARLAREQEATLPLLNHSGRVRLLAARHPLLPKDRVVPIDVGLGEDYDLLIITGPNTGGKTVSLKTVGLLTVMAQAGLFVPAAAGSEAAVFTGIYADIGDEQSIEQSLSTFSSHMNNLVSIINNLELPALVLLDEIGAGTDPAEGAALAQAILEHLRERGAKVMATTHLGELKLYAHQTPRVANAAVEFDAARLVPTYRFRVGLPGGSNALQVAETLGLPRSILEQAREFLGPERREWGELLAELEKQRREYEHRQTEAARRAEELERILRQLEREKKEFEVSRQAALAEARREAQALVRRTQGELKTLWRQFRARLDEEGRRAADRAFQVARQELDRLLPEAQEPSVPTGAGPVAAVEPGSWVWVPKLQQRGQIVAKAGSGEVTVMVGNLRLQLPLSELEALPEQKPEAVSRRKETGSVSVVATREVSPSIMVRGLTTEEALAEVDKYLDEAVLAGLSSVVVIHGKGEGILRAAIHRFLADHPHVKSFRLGGPGEGGIGVTVVNLT
- a CDS encoding DUF3656 domain-containing protein is translated as MVATGPGRAAVRLVQPLRVGDGVEFWVTRGGRQGLTVGELGLDGRAAAEGREGDTVWLAAPPGVGVGDRVFKTHDTLLIEKARASYRRPQAAQVVPLRIKAVGGPGLPLTLTAEDDEGRSVSVQTEEYCQPAEKHPLDRAVLAEHLGRLGGTAFYLRKLEAELKGSIMVPLSSLNRTRRRLVAELEAVRLAAARPYAPPDRGEFLRRAEVRAFTPEVLGPEKDLPPRLTVAVSEPAAAEAALAAGADRVYLAAEEWQDRGRARQQDWEKVVRAALAAGKEVYVGLPRFWHPSEKRLVEERIELALDLGVRGVLIAGPAGWEAAQERLPGRSLVADYTFNLFNPAGAAFLRQLGFAGLTLSPELNRRQLAVLAPLDVLCAEVVVHGNFPLMTAAHCPVGAGAPEGTCRRLCRRGGYYLKDRQGYEFPLACDRSCRFYLFNSRELCLLAELPGILSLRPAGLRLELRRAEAPEIARVVGTYRECLERLQRGDRSARWLAQTEERLLAGLGRRFTRGHYHRGV